The proteins below come from a single uncultured Dethiosulfovibrio sp. genomic window:
- a CDS encoding type II toxin-antitoxin system HicB family antitoxin: protein MKKDVRVYPALLSEDGEYVCVRFPDLPGCNTFGTDYADAIASAKDALGGHLLCMEDDNDPIPSPTPVNKLEPEGDEVAVLIDVRMDILRKEEIKKSVNKNVTIPAWLNQMAMENKINFSSTLQEALRERLGV from the coding sequence ATGAAAAAGGACGTTCGAGTATATCCTGCTCTTCTATCCGAAGACGGTGAGTATGTCTGTGTCCGCTTCCCTGACCTTCCAGGCTGTAACACCTTCGGAACAGACTACGCCGACGCCATTGCCAGCGCAAAGGATGCTTTAGGAGGTCATTTGCTTTGCATGGAAGATGACAACGACCCTATTCCAAGCCCCACCCCGGTCAACAAGCTAGAGCCAGAAGGAGACGAGGTTGCCGTTCTAATCGATGTGAGGATGGATATCCTTCGCAAAGAGGAGATAAAAAAATCCGTAAACAAGAACGTAACAATACCGGCCTGGCTCAACCAGATGGCCATGGAGAATAAAATCAACTTTTCCAGCACCCTCCAGGAGGCTCTCAGGGAGAGGTTGGGAGTTTAA
- a CDS encoding DUF935 family protein produces MAEVKEKSNVFGFGYSDLAMQLMSSMDQPVANPDVQASRYKEMLNDETIGTGMEYLCYSIVGKIRGYTHPDEKIKDLVDSCQMALRGTLEEARRSLLENGLGYGFGVSEFSLFEMDGAWVLSSLQTYDPMTIKFIFGRGEDNAVEISKVRQSAGGKDMDIPVEKCMVYRHGTGSNPYGRSRLRRCWRWYAFKKAVPKFWAVALERFGMPALVGKSDDTEQMDKVLSGAYAKAHFAIGVDDDISTINGASNTGVAMGTGYEQAISFCNKMLYRAMFLPSLLEGGEGGGSYSLGEIHWRMFNDACLWLARELAEAEIEQLWRPIIEWNFGPQESYGELDVSDSGTPGEKKIMSEVFLNGVNGGYLFPDEGDAEWMRERLGFPEEPEGGEAVSWRSRLLRNNSPAGSEENKTTP; encoded by the coding sequence TTGGCAGAGGTAAAGGAGAAGTCTAATGTCTTTGGGTTTGGGTATTCCGACTTGGCCATGCAGCTTATGAGCTCTATGGATCAGCCTGTGGCCAACCCAGACGTCCAGGCATCTCGGTATAAGGAGATGCTTAACGATGAGACTATAGGGACCGGCATGGAGTATCTGTGTTATTCCATCGTCGGCAAGATCAGGGGCTATACTCACCCGGATGAGAAGATAAAGGACCTGGTGGACAGCTGCCAGATGGCTCTTAGAGGGACGTTGGAGGAAGCCAGGCGAAGTCTTTTAGAGAACGGACTCGGATACGGATTCGGCGTATCCGAGTTTTCTCTTTTTGAGATGGATGGGGCCTGGGTGCTTTCATCCCTCCAGACATACGATCCTATGACCATAAAGTTTATCTTCGGCAGAGGCGAGGATAACGCCGTTGAGATCTCTAAAGTGCGTCAGTCCGCAGGTGGTAAGGATATGGATATCCCGGTGGAGAAGTGCATGGTCTACCGCCATGGGACCGGGAGTAATCCTTACGGCAGATCACGACTTCGGCGATGCTGGAGATGGTACGCCTTCAAGAAGGCTGTGCCAAAATTCTGGGCTGTGGCCCTTGAGCGGTTTGGAATGCCCGCCCTTGTGGGGAAATCGGACGACACGGAGCAGATGGACAAGGTTCTCAGTGGGGCCTACGCAAAGGCTCACTTTGCCATAGGGGTTGACGACGATATATCCACCATCAACGGAGCTTCAAATACAGGGGTGGCCATGGGCACGGGTTATGAACAAGCGATCTCTTTTTGTAACAAGATGCTCTACAGGGCGATGTTCCTTCCGTCCCTCCTGGAAGGCGGAGAGGGCGGAGGATCTTACTCCCTTGGGGAGATCCACTGGCGAATGTTCAACGACGCTTGCCTCTGGCTTGCTCGTGAGCTTGCGGAGGCTGAGATAGAGCAGCTTTGGCGGCCTATTATCGAGTGGAATTTCGGCCCTCAGGAAAGCTATGGTGAGCTGGACGTGTCGGACTCAGGGACGCCAGGGGAGAAGAAGATTATGTCCGAGGTGTTCCTGAACGGCGTAAACGGTGGTTATCTCTTCCCCGACGAAGGGGATGCCGAGTGGATGCGTGAACGTCTTGGGTTCCCGGAGGAGCCGGAAGGTGGTGAGGCGGTTTCATGGCGATCCAGACTTTTAAGGAACAACTCGCCCGCTGGAAGCGAGGAGAACAAAACGACACCCTAG
- the dcm gene encoding DNA (cytosine-5-)-methyltransferase has product MKGLSLFSGIGGLDLAAEWAGIKTVGFCETEPFPVEILRRRWPNVPIVDDVRTVHGDGWGAVDIVFGGFPCQDLSSAGKKAGLEGARSGLWFEMLRVIREIRPRWLLAENVRGAINLALDTVVSGLEDEGYKVWSLVIPASAVGAPHRRERLFVVGAREAVADAMSIGLQTERPEQQATGATGCDALVEDPGRQLLQGRKFTGADEYEGEGEIGIADISERSGSTYWPTPSVCGNNNRKGLSPNSGDGLATSVKLWLTPKTPTGGGKPERSTPGGGLRKIEDQVAQVSSGQLNPDWVECLMGFPLGWTDPDCDVPALPPGWPMPMGADQYDWEPPRTVKGMPHRSKRLKALGNAVVPQQAYPLFRAIVEMERMSRESEVA; this is encoded by the coding sequence ATGAAGGGTCTCTCTCTTTTCAGCGGTATAGGTGGGCTAGACTTGGCCGCTGAATGGGCAGGCATAAAGACCGTTGGCTTTTGCGAGACAGAACCGTTCCCCGTGGAAATTCTCAGAAGGAGGTGGCCGAATGTCCCGATCGTTGACGACGTGCGAACAGTGCATGGAGACGGATGGGGAGCAGTTGACATTGTTTTCGGAGGCTTCCCCTGTCAGGACCTCTCCTCCGCTGGCAAAAAGGCGGGACTCGAAGGAGCCCGGTCGGGTCTCTGGTTCGAGATGCTCCGGGTTATTCGAGAGATCCGACCCCGTTGGTTATTGGCTGAGAATGTCCGTGGAGCAATTAATCTCGCCCTCGATACCGTCGTGTCCGGTCTGGAGGATGAAGGTTACAAAGTCTGGAGCCTCGTCATACCTGCTTCTGCGGTTGGTGCGCCCCACAGACGGGAACGACTATTCGTCGTCGGAGCAAGGGAGGCTGTGGCCGACGCCATGTCAATCGGATTACAAACGGAGAGGCCCGAACAGCAAGCAACAGGGGCTACCGGATGTGATGCCCTTGTGGAGGACCCCGGACGCCAATTGCTCCAGGGGCGCAAGTTCACCGGAGCGGATGAATATGAAGGTGAAGGAGAAATTGGGATTGCCGATATCTCTGAACGATCAGGTAGCACATATTGGCCGACCCCCTCAGTCTGCGGAAACAACAATCGAAAAGGGTTGAGTCCGAACAGTGGCGACGGACTGGCCACGTCGGTCAAGCTCTGGCTCACGCCTAAGACGCCGACCGGTGGGGGAAAGCCGGAGAGATCCACACCCGGTGGAGGGCTTCGGAAGATCGAGGATCAGGTAGCTCAGGTCTCGTCTGGACAGCTTAATCCCGATTGGGTCGAGTGTCTTATGGGATTCCCCCTCGGCTGGACCGATCCTGATTGCGACGTGCCGGCATTGCCTCCCGGTTGGCCGATGCCGATGGGAGCCGATCAGTACGATTGGGAGCCTCCGAGGACGGTGAAGGGGATGCCGCATCGATCGAAGAGGTTGAAGGCCCTTGGCAACGCCGTAGTGCCTCAACAGGCGTATCCCTTGTTTCGGGCGATAGTAGAGATGGAACGAATGAGTAGAGAAAGCGAGGTGGCGTGA
- a CDS encoding terminase small subunit: MAKKKLTAKQAAFVEEYLVDLNATAAATRAGYAPKSARKVGSNLLTLPHVQAAIEEALAERRERVEVTQDQVVAELARIAFGNPQDVMEWGPGGVRLRPSSELTPDQAAMVAEVSETTSQNGGSLRLKTHDKVRALELLGKHLGMFVERSKMDVEGGLEVRVSYGDEKGND; encoded by the coding sequence GTGGCAAAGAAGAAGCTCACAGCGAAACAGGCTGCATTCGTGGAGGAATACCTCGTAGACCTTAACGCCACGGCGGCGGCCACCAGGGCCGGGTATGCCCCGAAGAGTGCCCGCAAGGTAGGGTCGAACCTTCTGACTCTGCCTCACGTCCAGGCGGCGATCGAGGAGGCCCTGGCGGAGCGTCGGGAGCGGGTGGAGGTTACGCAGGATCAGGTTGTGGCTGAGCTGGCCCGAATAGCTTTTGGCAACCCTCAAGACGTAATGGAGTGGGGACCTGGAGGTGTACGCCTGAGGCCCAGCTCCGAGCTGACGCCCGACCAGGCAGCCATGGTCGCTGAGGTTTCGGAGACGACAAGCCAAAACGGGGGTTCGCTGAGGCTCAAAACCCATGACAAGGTCAGGGCTCTTGAGCTCCTCGGTAAGCACCTGGGAATGTTCGTGGAGCGGTCCAAGATGGACGTGGAAGGGGGGTTGGAGGTCCGTGTAAGCTATGGCGATGAAAAGGGTAACGATTGA
- a CDS encoding minor capsid protein, with protein MAIQTFKEQLARWKRGEQNDTLEIRIKGVKRTGRTHARLHKHITATVWRDVKPWIDKMVREGQDGSIPMGGEGPKLETSFMKGIRDAVELGYRQGGQLVRELSRKVSLADDWNAVLPAEALSWLDRYVPELARVYEVAVLEQVRDVISRSLREGLTLKRSTKELKGINREVSGFARHRLECIARTEAMRAYSMGHLRSAIDSREVVGFEFSAILDDRVSTGCQAREGLMFRIGDPRLPFNTPPLHPNCRSVLIPLLAIEFPEGIPDDPRIDSLPSTLQRDIDVEAVRSVLGGDKQRSSRSEWVINQQKQNRHVWGTSEYIAYSEKLKDKSTKPSYIEISIEQLQDIVENKEGKWEQVSDKSNKQRITLEFLVGRFYNDVKGEYEPSNVLIVIPGKTGAHAYPGKPRWKEEA; from the coding sequence ATGGCGATCCAGACTTTTAAGGAACAACTCGCCCGCTGGAAGCGAGGAGAACAAAACGACACCCTAGAGATAAGGATAAAAGGGGTCAAGCGGACAGGCCGGACCCATGCCAGGCTCCATAAGCACATCACCGCCACGGTCTGGCGGGATGTTAAGCCGTGGATCGACAAGATGGTTAGAGAGGGACAAGATGGCAGTATCCCCATGGGAGGCGAGGGGCCGAAGCTGGAAACCTCCTTCATGAAGGGCATCCGTGATGCCGTTGAGCTGGGATATCGTCAAGGTGGTCAGCTGGTCCGGGAGCTTTCCAGGAAGGTGTCTCTTGCGGACGATTGGAATGCTGTACTCCCTGCGGAGGCTTTATCCTGGTTGGATCGTTATGTGCCTGAGCTCGCCAGGGTTTACGAGGTTGCCGTACTGGAGCAGGTTCGGGACGTTATATCCAGATCCTTGCGAGAGGGGCTTACGTTGAAGCGATCCACAAAGGAGCTAAAGGGCATAAACCGAGAGGTATCAGGTTTTGCCCGCCACCGGCTAGAATGTATCGCCAGGACCGAGGCCATGAGGGCCTATTCTATGGGCCATCTCCGATCCGCCATCGACTCCAGGGAGGTAGTCGGGTTTGAGTTCTCGGCGATCCTTGACGATAGGGTTTCAACCGGTTGTCAGGCTAGGGAAGGGCTGATGTTTCGGATAGGAGATCCCAGGCTCCCTTTCAATACCCCACCGCTACATCCGAACTGCCGGAGTGTGCTTATCCCCTTATTAGCGATAGAGTTTCCGGAAGGGATACCGGACGACCCCAGGATAGACTCTCTGCCCTCCACGTTGCAAAGGGATATCGACGTGGAGGCTGTTAGGAGTGTACTGGGTGGGGATAAGCAGAGGTCGTCACGTTCAGAGTGGGTGATAAACCAGCAAAAGCAGAACCGCCACGTTTGGGGTACGAGTGAGTACATAGCGTATTCTGAAAAGCTAAAGGATAAAAGCACAAAACCATCTTACATTGAAATATCGATAGAGCAGCTTCAAGATATTGTTGAAAACAAAGAAGGAAAATGGGAACAAGTCTCTGATAAATCGAATAAGCAGCGTATTACCCTTGAGTTTCTTGTCGGTAGGTTCTACAATGATGTAAAGGGCGAGTATGAACCTAGTAATGTTTTGATAGTTATTCCTGGAAAGACTGGAGCGCATGCTTATCCAGGGAAACCTCGCTGGAAGGAGGAAGCGTAA
- a CDS encoding type II toxin-antitoxin system HicA family toxin, with protein sequence MKSSEIIKILENDGWYWIKTVGSHHHFKHPTKPGKATVKHPQKDVPPKTFNSIMKQAGLK encoded by the coding sequence ATGAAGTCCAGCGAAATAATCAAGATCCTCGAAAATGATGGCTGGTACTGGATCAAGACGGTTGGTAGCCACCATCATTTCAAGCATCCGACAAAGCCGGGGAAGGCAACTGTAAAGCATCCCCAAAAGGACGTTCCACCCAAGACATTCAACAGCATCATGAAACAGGCGGGGCTCAAGTAG
- a CDS encoding VRR-NUC domain-containing protein: MTEAGAIPSEHDEQRYFVQWFRRRFPGVRIFAIPNGGERGRATAGRLKAEGVSRGVPDLCVPEWALWIEMKRRKGGTVSPEQKSWLSYLNEVGHKAVVCKGMDEAIQEAEIRAREVAAWPLSRSNNQRG; this comes from the coding sequence TTGACCGAAGCTGGGGCGATCCCCTCGGAGCATGATGAACAGCGTTACTTTGTCCAGTGGTTCAGAAGGAGGTTCCCGGGGGTAAGGATCTTTGCCATACCCAACGGAGGCGAGCGAGGACGGGCCACAGCGGGCCGACTTAAGGCAGAAGGGGTAAGTAGAGGGGTCCCCGATCTTTGCGTGCCTGAGTGGGCTCTGTGGATTGAGATGAAGCGAAGAAAAGGGGGGACAGTCAGTCCAGAGCAAAAAAGCTGGCTCTCCTACCTCAACGAAGTTGGACACAAGGCGGTTGTCTGCAAAGGGATGGATGAAGCTATCCAAGAAGCGGAGATCCGAGCGAGGGAGGTGGCAGCGTGGCCGTTATCCCGTTCCAACAACCAACGAGGATAA
- a CDS encoding AAA family ATPase, translating into MDGKIHRFHTGTGKKTEKSGWYVLYGGDIPAGAFGDWRDDCYHAWRAEVSWEVSLSEEQDIRERIKQAREIREAEAVKVQGAAMEAARNIWQGAPDAPEDHPYLTKKGVKPHDIKVTVGDGRLIIPVYDSTGELVSLQYIDKEGNKQFHPGGKVSGCFYMIQGQGETIYMAEGYATAATIHEVTGSPVIIAFNAGNLPPVAQAAKGLYPNNPLTIVADNDVSGVGQAKAQEARDKTGANVIVTPVTGDANDYHLAGHDLKELLVGSDKPDWLVPFYEFVQKPAPIKWLVKGWLQANACMMMFGPSGSGKSFVAMDMALRIASGVPEWNGFRVRKGGVVYLAGEGQQGMKGRASGWRAYHNIDPRSVDCWISKDGCDLNTEEGFARAVENIRKSGMDVSLIVIDTLHRFLSGDENSAQDAKTMLDACAKLMALFNCSVLLVHHTGVSPEAQKRARGSSSWKGAQDIEISVSPKGDKSILVEQTKSKDTELAAPICFHKKVIDVPGWFDEDDEQVTTLILEEGEMEGEGTSSQKMTPATHAAMETYRSAAYKKGKLTPKGFEGIHLEEWREVFYEGSTHENPESKRQAFFRARDGLVKKGILTVSNDIYKPTNDFEIMSIVLCLKENKAQIYRDKP; encoded by the coding sequence ATGGATGGGAAGATCCACCGGTTTCACACCGGCACAGGCAAGAAGACCGAAAAGAGCGGATGGTACGTCCTCTATGGCGGCGATATCCCTGCCGGGGCCTTCGGCGACTGGCGAGATGATTGTTACCACGCCTGGCGAGCTGAGGTGTCTTGGGAAGTCTCCCTGAGCGAAGAGCAAGACATCAGGGAGAGGATCAAGCAAGCCAGGGAGATCCGAGAGGCCGAGGCGGTCAAGGTCCAAGGGGCCGCCATGGAGGCAGCGAGAAACATATGGCAAGGGGCTCCTGATGCTCCAGAGGATCACCCCTACCTGACCAAGAAGGGAGTCAAGCCCCACGACATAAAGGTGACGGTCGGGGATGGCCGGTTGATCATCCCTGTTTACGACTCCACCGGTGAGTTGGTTTCCCTCCAGTACATCGATAAGGAGGGGAACAAGCAGTTCCATCCTGGAGGCAAGGTATCAGGCTGTTTCTACATGATCCAAGGCCAGGGCGAAACGATCTACATGGCCGAAGGGTACGCCACGGCGGCCACGATCCATGAGGTGACCGGCAGCCCGGTAATCATAGCGTTTAACGCCGGGAACCTGCCCCCTGTGGCCCAGGCCGCCAAGGGCCTATACCCCAATAACCCTCTGACGATCGTGGCTGATAACGACGTCTCAGGGGTAGGGCAAGCGAAGGCCCAAGAGGCCCGTGACAAAACCGGCGCAAACGTGATTGTCACGCCTGTCACGGGAGATGCGAACGATTACCACCTGGCAGGGCATGATCTGAAAGAGCTGCTGGTGGGGTCTGATAAGCCAGATTGGTTGGTCCCTTTTTACGAGTTCGTCCAAAAGCCAGCTCCCATTAAATGGCTGGTGAAGGGATGGCTACAGGCCAACGCCTGCATGATGATGTTCGGTCCGTCGGGGTCCGGCAAGTCCTTTGTCGCCATGGATATGGCCCTTCGGATTGCTTCGGGTGTCCCTGAGTGGAATGGATTTAGGGTCCGAAAGGGAGGCGTTGTGTACCTGGCAGGGGAAGGCCAACAAGGGATGAAGGGGCGCGCCTCTGGATGGCGTGCCTATCACAACATAGACCCGAGGTCGGTCGATTGTTGGATCAGCAAGGACGGTTGCGACCTCAACACAGAGGAAGGATTCGCCAGAGCAGTAGAGAACATCCGCAAGTCAGGAATGGACGTGTCTTTGATCGTGATAGATACGTTACATCGATTCCTATCCGGCGATGAAAACTCAGCACAGGACGCAAAAACAATGCTGGATGCCTGCGCCAAGCTAATGGCCCTGTTCAATTGCTCTGTCCTTCTGGTCCATCACACAGGGGTGTCCCCGGAGGCTCAAAAGAGGGCTAGGGGCTCCTCCTCATGGAAAGGGGCTCAGGACATAGAGATTAGCGTCTCCCCAAAAGGCGACAAGTCCATCCTGGTGGAGCAAACGAAGTCCAAGGACACGGAGTTGGCTGCGCCTATCTGCTTCCACAAAAAGGTGATCGACGTTCCCGGCTGGTTCGACGAGGACGACGAACAGGTTACGACATTGATCTTGGAAGAGGGGGAAATGGAGGGCGAAGGAACCTCCTCCCAAAAGATGACCCCAGCCACTCACGCAGCCATGGAGACGTATAGGAGTGCTGCCTACAAGAAAGGCAAGCTAACTCCAAAGGGGTTTGAGGGTATCCATCTCGAAGAATGGCGAGAGGTTTTTTACGAAGGATCGACCCATGAGAATCCCGAGTCAAAAAGACAAGCATTTTTCCGAGCCCGTGACGGATTGGTCAAAAAGGGTATTTTAACCGTAAGCAACGACATATACAAGCCTACTAACGATTTTGAAATTATGTCAATTGTGCTATGTTTAAAGGAAAACAAAGCTCAAATATACCGTGACAAACCGTGA
- a CDS encoding PBSX family phage terminase large subunit, with protein MKRVTIEFNPVFREVNHCRRRYRVLKGSAGSGKSVNIAQDYVLKLMDPRYKGANLLVVRKVEGSNKDSTYAELLGAISRTCGDKADLIWDTTTNPLQMTCRITGSRVIFRGMNDARQREKVKSITFPTGKLTWIWIEEATELEESDVDILDDRLRGLLDNPNLYYQITFTFNPVSASHWIKRKYFDITSPDIFTHHSTYLDNRFIDEAYHRRMELRQVQDPDGYRVYGLGEWGETGGLILTHYLVEDFCRDQGRFDFMVHSQDFGFNHANAILTVGFKDGELYICDEIYVYEHDTTEIIEIAQKKGLSKSLRMWCDSAEPDRIKMWHKAGYKAMAVKKEPGSVRAQIDYLKGLKIHIHPDCRRTLKEIQAWRWRKDGRTGLYTDEPVEFFDDAMAALRYSVEDLRRRRGKGKPRSGGSRIAPGLFG; from the coding sequence ATGAAAAGGGTAACGATTGAATTTAACCCGGTCTTCCGGGAGGTAAACCACTGCCGGAGGCGATATCGGGTGCTGAAGGGCTCCGCTGGATCGGGGAAGTCCGTCAATATCGCTCAGGACTACGTTTTAAAGCTAATGGACCCTCGTTACAAGGGGGCGAACCTGCTGGTCGTAAGGAAGGTGGAGGGGTCCAATAAAGACTCCACCTATGCCGAGCTTCTTGGGGCAATCTCTCGCACCTGTGGAGATAAAGCAGACCTGATCTGGGACACCACCACCAACCCTCTCCAGATGACCTGCCGGATCACCGGAAGTCGGGTCATTTTCCGAGGTATGAACGACGCCAGGCAGAGGGAGAAGGTCAAGTCCATCACCTTTCCAACCGGCAAGCTCACTTGGATCTGGATCGAGGAGGCGACGGAACTGGAGGAGTCGGATGTGGATATTCTGGATGACCGTCTAAGGGGTCTCCTGGACAACCCGAATCTCTACTATCAGATCACCTTCACCTTTAACCCGGTGAGTGCCTCCCACTGGATCAAGCGGAAATACTTCGACATCACCTCACCGGACATCTTCACCCACCATTCGACCTATCTGGACAACCGATTTATCGATGAGGCGTATCACCGCCGAATGGAGCTCCGTCAGGTCCAAGACCCCGACGGCTATCGGGTGTATGGGTTGGGCGAGTGGGGCGAGACCGGGGGCCTGATCCTCACCCATTACCTAGTGGAGGATTTTTGCCGAGACCAGGGGCGTTTCGACTTTATGGTCCACTCCCAGGACTTTGGCTTCAATCATGCCAATGCGATTCTGACGGTGGGGTTTAAGGACGGCGAGCTCTATATCTGCGACGAGATCTACGTCTACGAGCACGACACGACGGAGATCATAGAGATAGCCCAAAAGAAGGGGCTCAGCAAAAGCCTCCGCATGTGGTGCGACTCCGCAGAGCCTGACAGGATAAAGATGTGGCATAAGGCAGGGTACAAGGCTATGGCCGTAAAGAAGGAGCCTGGGAGCGTCAGGGCGCAGATCGATTACCTGAAGGGGCTGAAGATCCATATACATCCCGATTGTCGCCGGACCTTGAAGGAGATCCAGGCGTGGCGATGGAGGAAGGACGGAAGAACCGGGCTCTATACCGACGAGCCGGTGGAGTTCTTCGACGACGCTATGGCGGCTTTAAGGTACAGCGTCGAGGATCTGCGGAGGAGAAGGGGTAAGGGTAAGCCTCGCTCCGGTGGCTCTCGGATAGCCCCAGGCCTTTTTGGGTAG